Proteins encoded within one genomic window of Rhinoderma darwinii isolate aRhiDar2 chromosome 5, aRhiDar2.hap1, whole genome shotgun sequence:
- the LOC142652952 gene encoding protein QNR-71-like → MLPAVVEGLVLLCLVSAIQAGNRFQDVMEFGRRSGSKGHSNHISGWSPDTNSWDEKLYPAWKSGDARWENCWRGGKVVAMLTSDSPALMGSNVTFAVTLQFPRCQKENEDGDIVYERGCENVSANSPNQYVYNWTKWMDFCDEGNCSFANNFPDGRPFPHHPQWRRHNFIYIFSTQGQYFQKIGRSSAVLSINTTNITAGAQVIEVTVFRRSYRKHYPVAKASSIYVVTDQIPFYVSLSQKNDKNSSDSIFIKDSPIKFDIQIHDPSHYLNNSEVTFDWDYGDGSGSFVSNNPVSSHTYTLLGNFSVHLTIRAAIPGLCKPVTPTPVPTTSTPVPTTHLTTTTRTFTTANSTDNSTELLLFETETFPLTTEMPNVTTVHTTMPPTTPAPGCFIYRYGYYNTKITVVDGILEVNIVEMTSVQVSTSQTENSVIDFVVTCQGSLPTDACTVVSDASCMVPQDMVCDVVPSSDQCLLTLRRAFEPGSYCVNITLSDGASLALASTLVSIDDGSRSPQTVYSVLIPIGLLALVAVVIGITLNKKSKQYKPIANASDGRSGDGISVFQTNQRCSLQQKP, encoded by the exons ATGCTGCCTGCAGTAGTGGAAGGTTTAGTGCTGCTTTGCCTAGTCTCAGCCATCCAGGCAGGAAACC GGTTTCAGGATGTAATGGAGTTTGGGAGGAGATCTGGCTCTAAAGGTCACAGTAACCACATAAGTGGCTGGTCTCCTGATACCAACTCATGGGATGAGAAGCTCTACCCGGCCTGGAAGTCTGGTGATGCTAGATGGGAAAACTGCTGGAGAG GTGGCAAAGTGGTGGCAATGTTGACCAGTGACAGTCCTGCACTGATGGGGTCAAATGTGACTTTTGCTGTGACCCTACAGTTTCCCAGATGTCAAAAAGAAAATGAAGATGGAGACATTGTTTATGAAAGAGGATGTGAAAATG TCTCCGCCAACTCCCCGAACCAATATGTGTATAACTGGACCAAGTGGATGGATTTCTGTGATGAAGGAAACTGCAGTTTTGCCAATAACTTTCCAGATGGCAGACCATTCCCACATCACCCCCAGTGGAGAAGACATAACTTCATTTACATCTTCTCCACACAGG GCCAGTATTTCCAAAAGATCGGAAGATCTTCTGCTGTTTTGTCCATAAATACTACAAACATAACAGCGGGCGCACAAGTGATTGAGGTCACAGTTTTCCGAAGAAGTTATCGGAAACATTATCCCGTTGCAAAAGCAAGCAGTATTTATGTTGTAACTG ATCAAATTCCATTTTATGTGAGCCTTTCCCAGAAGAATGACAAGAATTCCTCAGACAGTATCTTCATTAAGGATTCCCCAATTAAATTTGATATCCAAATCCATGATCCAAGCCATTATCTTAATAATTCTGAAGTGACCTTTGACTGGGACTATGGTGATGGTAGTGGATCATTTGTTTCCAATAACCCAGTCTCTAGTCATACTTATACATTGCTTGGAAATTTTAGCGTTCATTTGACAATCAGAGCTGCCATTCCTGGCCTGTGTAAACCTGTTACACCCACTCCAGTCCCCACAACATCCACTCCAGTTCCTACAACACATCTAACAACCACCACCAGAACTTTCACCACTGCCAATTCCACTG ATAACTCGACAGAACTGCTACTGTTTGAAACAGAAACTTTTCCATTGACAACTGAAATGCCAAATGTTACCACTGTTCATACAACCATGCCACCTACAACTCCTGCCCCTGGCTGCTTCATATACAGATATGGATATTACAACACCAAGATTACAGTTGTAG ATGGTATCCTTGAGGTCAACATTGTTGAAATGACCAGTGTTCAAGTATCTACATCTCAGACTGAAAACTCCGTAATTGACTTTGTGGTGACTTGCCAAGGAAG CTTGCCTACAGATGCCTGCACAGTAGTCTCAGATGCTAGTTGCATGGTTCCCCAGGACATGGTCTGTGATGTAGTTCCATCTTCTGATCAATGCTTACTGACCCTGAGGAGAGCATTTGAGCCTGGATCCTACTGTGTAAATATTACATTGAGTGACGGTGCAAGTTTGGCTCTCGCTAGTACTCTGGTGTCTATAGATGATG GTTCTAGATCACCACAGACCGTTTATTCAGTACTTATTCCTATAGGTTTGCTTGCCCTTGTTGCTGTGGTAATTGGCATTACCTTGAACAA GAAATCCAAGCAATACAAACCTATTGCGAATGCATCAGATGGAAGGAGTGGTGATGGAATCTCTGTATTTCAGACAAATCAAAGATGTTCTCTTCAACAGAAACCATGA